CCTGGCTCTTGTGCTGCCACTCGGGCGGACCGATGTAGGCCGCGTTCCATCCGTTGCTGCGGGTGTCCGCGATGAGGACACGCTGCAGGCGGAGGATCTCGGCCGACCATCGCACCGAGGGCCGGATGAGTGAGCAGTGTCACGTCGGGCGCGCGAGGTAGAGCACCGCGCCGGTCAATCCCTCCGGGTAGCGGCGCGCGGCCTGCTCGATCGCATCGGCGATGCCGTGGAAGTCATCCGTCCGGAACCGGGACGAGAGGATCACGATCCCGGCGTGGTCGACGTTCGCGGCGATCGCCTCGGTCGCCAGGGCGACGAAGTCGGCCACGTCGCAGGTGACGATGGCGCGCGCCTGATCGGTGGCGTATCGGAGCTGCGCCGCGTCGGCGATCTGCGTGTTGCCGGCTTCATGCGCGCTGGTGGCATCCAGCCCCCGCGCCCGTAGCAGCTCCGCGATCCGTGGTGAGAGATTCTCGTCCAGGTAGAGCTTCACCCGAGCGGGAGGACGCGAACCAGGCCGGGATGGCGGA
This region of Candidatus Methylomirabilota bacterium genomic DNA includes:
- a CDS encoding DUF5615 family PIN-like protein, whose protein sequence is MKLYLDENLSPRIAELLRARGLDATSAHEAGNTQIADAAQLRYATDQARAIVTCDVADFVALATEAIAANVDHAGIVILSSRFRTDDFHGIADAIEQAARRYPEGLTGAVLYLARPT